The sequence below is a genomic window from Acidilobus saccharovorans 345-15.
GGGCCTCTCACACTTATCACCTATGCCGGCCAGCTGCTTAGCCCTCTCAAAGATGTTCCTGAGGTCCTCTATCGTCAGCGTCCCGGTGTTCACGTTCCTCGGGCTCGGGTGGTAGCTGGCTATGAGCCACCTGCCGTCCGGCAGCCTGTACTCGGCCCCGTGCTTAAACTCAAACCTGACGTTAAAGACCTTGCAGAGCTGGTCAAACGCCAGCCTTCCCAGGGCCACGAAGACCCTGGCGTTGGGCAGGAGGCTCAGCTCCTCCTTGAGGTACGGGAAGCAGTTGCCTATCTCCTCCCTGAGGGGCTTGTTATCAGGCGGGGCGCAGTGAAGCGAGGCTGTTATGTAAACGTGGTACACCTGAAGCCCGTCGTCCCTGCTGACGCTGGTGGGCTTGTTAGCCAGGCAGGCCTCGTAAAGAGCCCTGAAGAAGTTGTTCCCTGACTGATCCCCCGTGAACATCCTGCCTGTCCTGTTGCCGCCGTGAGGGGCTGGAGCCATGCCAACCACCACTATTGGGGCCAGAGGGTCCCCAAGGCTTGGAACCGGCCTCGACCAGTAGGCCTGCCCCCTGAACCTCCTGGGCGGGTTGAGGCCGACCTCGACGTCAAACCTCCTGAGCCTTGGACACCTGTTGCAGCTCAATATGGCGTCCTGAAGCTCCCTCAGCCTCCTTAGCCTCTCCTCGAGCCCCTGCAAGCCGCTCCCTCTTGATGGCTCCCTCGCCATACCAATAAGCCCGACGCCAACTTAAATGGCTACTCTGAGAGAATGCCTTTCTTTTAGAAATCATATATATCTGTCTATACCTGGACAGGCAAGGTATTTCTCCTTATAGAGATAGGCATAAGCCCATCGCCCCTCAGGGGGCACGCAGGTGGGTAAGGTGAGGCTCCTGGGCATCTTTGTCCTCGCAGCCCTTCTCATAGCCCTACTGCCCTCCGTGGCCATGGCCCAGTACGGCTACGGGGCCTCAGAGGTGGTAGTGAGCGCCAATAACGTCACCCTATACCCAGGAGGCTCCACGACAATATCATTTACAGTTAAGCTGGTGAGCGGCAACACCTGGGGAACCAACGTCAAGATAGTAACGTCGTCAAGCTACGTAAGCGCCACGGCGTCACCCTCGTCAGGTGACCCCACGTTTTCAGGCAAGCTGACAATAACCGTGGCCTCTAATGCCCCCTCCGGAGTCTACGAGGTCAACGTCAGCGCCACAGGAGACGATCCGTCAAGTTCGCCGGCAACTATTTACGTCTACGTTAAGTCCAATAGCACCACTGCCACAACAACTACTACAACGAGCACTACAACTACCAGCGCGACTTCTACTACAACTACAACGCCGTCCAGCGCTGCCACGACCACTGTGACTACAACGAAAACCGTAACTACTACAAGCACCTACACCACTACCGCGCCATCGCCCTCGTCCTCAAGCTCGAGCCTCGCGCCTCTCGGCGCGTTTGTTGTCGTCGTCATACTTTCGCTGGCCGCTGTCTTTGGCCTAGGGCTCCTCGGGCCGCGCAAGTCGGCGCCAGCGCTGTCACTGCTATCGCTCATCCCTGAGGGCTACCTGCTGGCCTTTGACCCTGCGCTTAGGGCCACGGCCCCTCTTCACTATTACCTGTTGGCCGCCTACACGGCCTTCAGTGTGGCGGCGGGGGTGACGCTCCTCCTGAGGCCCCTGAGGGCGGCGTATGCTCTCACGGCCGCCATAGCAGGGCTTATGACGCTTGCCATGATACTTGACGCCGCCCTGGGGCTCCCGCTCAGCTCCGTGTACTCCCCAGGCTCCATGGCCGGAATTGACTACCTGTTCGGCATGGGCCTGACGCCGTTCTCGTCGCTTGGGGTGACGCTCTCGTTTGCCTCGCTCATGCTTTTATCGGCCGGCGCCTCAGGCGCTTCGATAAGGGCCTTGAGGGCTGGGCTTAAGCCAGGCATGTAACCCTTTTTCTTAATAAACTTCTTTCTTTGTCAGCATTTCAAGCGGGGAAGCTAAGTGGAAAGGGGAAGCGGCCTACTGCTGCACATAACTTCCCTCCCAGGCTCCCCTTTGGTAGGCGACCTGGGCCCCTCAGCCCATGAGTTCCTCGAAATACTCAGGGATGCAGGGCAGAGGTACTGGCAGGTGCTGCCCCTGAGCCCCACTGCCCCTGAGCACGACAACTCGCCCTACAGCGGACTCTCAGCGTTCGCTGGAAACCCCATAATGGTGAGCCCCCAGCTGCTGGCAAACGAGGGGCTCCTCGCGGCTGATGAGCTCGCCTCCCTCCCACGGGGAGAGCCGAACAGGGTGGACTACGGGCTTGCGTATGAGCACAGGATGAGGCTCCTAAGGCTGGCCTTCTCAAGGTTTAAGCCCAGCGGCGACTACGACAGGTTCCTTGACAGGAACTCCTGGTGGCTTGAGGACTACGCGCTTTACGTCTCGCTGAGGGAGCACTTCAAGGGCTCCGACTGGTCCTCGTGGCCCGAGGGCCTTAGGCGCAGGGATAGGGGTGAGATGCAGGCCTGGCGCGAGAAGCTGAAGGAGAGGATTGAGCTTGAGCACTTCATCCAGTACGAGTTCTTCTCGCAGTGGTCCTCGCTCAGGGCTCACGCGAGGAGGCTCGGCATAAGGATAATAGGTGACATACCGATTTACGTGAGCTATGACAGCGCTGACGTGTGGTCCAACCCCAGGATATTCAAGCTGGGCCGTGACCTCAGGCCAACCTACGTCTCCGGGGTGCCGCCCGACTACTTCAGCAGGACGGGGCAGCTGTGGAACACGCCCGTCTATGACTGGGAGTCGCTTAGGAGGGAGAGGTACTCCTGGTGGATAAGGAGGTTCGCCCACGCCTCGGAGTTATTCGACGCCGTCAGGCTTGACCACTTCAGGGGCTTCGCCGCCTACTGGGAGGTGCCGGCGGGCGAGAAGACCGCCGTCAACGGCAGGTGGGCCAGGGGTCCCGGGGAGGACCTCTTCAGGCGGGTTATGAGGGAGGTGCCGAGGCTCCAGCTCATAGCTGAGGACCTGGGGTTCATAACGCCTGACGTGGTGCAGCTCAGGGACAGGCTTGGCCTCCCTGGCCTCAAGGTGCTGCAGTTCGCCTGGGACGGCAACCCAGGCAACCCGTACAAGCCGCACAACTACGGCAGGAACTTCGTTGTTTACACGGGCACCCACGACAACAACACAATAGTTGGCTGGTTCTTCCACGAGGCCTCCCCCAGGGCGAGGCGCGAGGCAATGAACTACATGGGGCTCAGGGATGCCAGGGAGATAAACTGGGCCTTCATAAGGCTCGCCATGATGAGCGTGGCAGACGTGTCCATCTTCCCAGTCCAGGACGTGCTCGGCCTGGGCCCTGAGGCCAGAATGAACACGCCGGGCACTGTTGGCAACAACTGGAGGTGGAGGCTTGAATCGTTTGATGGGCTCAGGAGGGCCGCGAGAAGGCTCAGGGACATGACAAGGGCCTACGGGCGTTAGTTTGCTCTATATAGAGAAAGTTATAATAGCTTCAAGCGTTTTCTAAAGGGCGGCGAGAGCCTTGAGCGAGGGGAAGAGGAAGCTGGGTATAGTGTTCGCCTCAGGCGCCTCCAACAGGATATGCTGCCTAATAATATACGGCGCCACGGCGCTGGCCATGGGCTATGACGTAAGGGTGCACCTGGTTAACGAGGGGTTGGTTGCCTTTAAGAAGGACGTCCTGCCCAAGCTGAGCACTGACGACATAGACCTGACCACGTTCCCGCAGTACTTCAAGCCCTACGTGGAGACCTACCTGAAGAACCTCAAGGAGTCGATCAGCTCCGGCAAGGTCAAGGACTGGTACTCGTGGATAAAGGAGCTGAAGGACCTCTACAGGGACTCGTTCAAGATATACGCCTGTCCCCTGGCGGCCCAGTTCTACAACATTAAGAAGGAGGACCTAGCGGACGTGGTTGACGACATAAAGGGCGCCGAGGCGTTCCTTGACGAGGTCTACGGGGGCCCCATACTTTACATAGGCTGAGCCGGCATCTCTTCAATGACTTTTTGGGCCTACGTGTTTTTCGGCCTCGCACGAGAGCTTTCAATCACCGCTTCAGCCGGTTTGCTATCGCTCATCGGCCACCTGATCCTTTGGTTCAGAACGTTAATTAGCTAAGCCCCGGGCCCTTGAAGGCACCCTGGCCTCCAGGAACATCAGCTTAAGGGCACCCATGTAGGGCTCCGGCACCCCTAGGGCCTCAAGGTCCCTGACAATGAGGCTGGCGTCATATTTGGCCCTCTTTAGCTCCACTTTACCGTTATCAACGTCAATGACCGCGTAGGCCGCCCTCGGGTCCCCGTCCCTTGGCTGGCCCACGCTGCCCGGGTTCATGAGGAGGCTGCCCCCGACCCTCCTCATAAACTGGTAATGCGTGTGCCCCACCAGGTACATGGAATAGCCCGGCCTGTTGCCAGCGGGCAATGAGAGCCTGAGGCTCCTCACTAGCATTTTCCTTACGGAGTCGTCATCAAGCCATGGATAGACGTAGCCGTAAAGGGGGCTTGAGGGGGAACCGTGAACTGCCATCGACCTCCCCATGTAGCCTAGGTCGAGCTCCAGCCGCTCAGGCCATGAAGCTATAAACGCTAAATCGCCACGGGAAACCAGCCTTTTCGTGAAGTTCTCCCTGAAGAAGACGCTTACCCAGTGAGTCTCCTCGCCGCACATGCAGTCAACGCCGTGAACCAAGGCGTTATCATGGTTCCCCATGACAGCCCTTGCGCCAACGGACCTAAGTATGTCTATAACCTCGCCTGGCCTTGGGCCATAGTCCACGGCGTCCCCAAGAAACAGCACCTCGTCGTAGCTCTCAGAGCTAATAACGGCACGTAAGGCATAAGGGTTTCCGTGAGCGTCGCTCAGCACCAACAGCTTCGTCATGATCTCTAGCCCTGAAACCCCTTACACTACGCTGCTGAATTTAGGGACGTTTATGTACATAACTCGCTTGCCTTCATGGCACAGAACGAACGACAAGCCTTGCCCTTCAGGGCGTAGGGGCCGGCCAACTTACAGGCAGGTGGTGGGCCCGGCCGGACTTGAACCGGCGACCTCCGCCGTGTCAGGGCGGCGTCCTAACCAATCTAGACTACGGGCCCACCAGCACTCTTGGCTTTCGGCCTAGTTTTTAAGCTCTGTGCAGCCGCAAAAGTTAATAGTAAGGTATAAGATATTTCGGTTAGCTTGATACTCAAGGTGGCCGGCTTGGAGTACAAGTGGAAGGCGCTGTCAGTTACAAGCGTCGGCTCGCTGATGTCGGCAATAGACAGCACCGTGGTGCTCCTGGCACTCGTTCCCATAGCTGAGGACCTTCACGCCGACTACGTGACCATAGTCTGGATAGTTGTAGCTTACCTTCTCGCCAACACTTCCCTGGTGCTCACTTTTGGAAGGGTCGGCGACACCTACGGGAGGAAGAAGATATACAACGCCGGCTTCGTAGTCTTCACAATAGGCTCCCTGCTCTCGGCGCTGTCCCAGAGCGGCCTTGAGCTGGTGGCCTTCAGGGCCCTGCAGGGCATAGGCTCGGCTATGATGCTATCAAACTCCCTTGCAATAATTTCTGAGGCGTTCCCAGTCAACGAGAGGGGCAGGGCGCTGGGCATTAACTCCATAGTGTGGTCCTCGGGCACGGTGCTCGGCATAATCCTAGGAGGGCTAATAATAACGTATACCACGTGGAGGTGGATATTCCTGATCAACGTGCCCATAGGAATCTTTGGGACGGCGTGGGCTTACGCGACCCTCAGGGAGACTAAGTTCAGGAGGGTCGGCGAAAACTTTGACGTGCCCGCGGCCGTCCTGTTCACTTTGGGTATACTCGCGCTCCAGCTGGGCTTCACTTTAGGCCTCCTAAGGGGGTGGTCCGACGTGTACACGCTGCTGTCATTTGCGGCGGCACCCCCGCTGCTCGCGGCGTTCGCCTTCTGGGAGCTGTATAAGGTTAGGGACCCTATCGTAGACCTCAGGATGTTTAAGTACAACAGAATGTTCACGGCGTCAATATTCACGGCAACCGTGCAGAGCCTGGCCATGTTTGCGGTAAACTTCCTCCTCCTGTTCTACCTTGAGGGCATATTCGGCCTGCCAGTGCTGACGGCCTCCTACTTAATAATACCCATGGCCGCCGTCAACATGATAGCTGGTCCCATAGGGGGCAGGCTGACCGACAAGTATGGTCCGAGGCCAATAGCCACGGCAGGCCTTGTAATACAGGGCGCTGCGCTGTTCCTGCTAGCGATGATGAACGCCAGGACCCCGCTCTGGTGGGTTGCCATGGTGGAGGGCATCTATGGCCTTGGAGGCGGCCTCTTCTGGCCCTCAAACACGACAGCCGTAATATCGTCAGCTCCCAGGGAGAGGTATGGGGTCGCCTCTGGGACTCTAACCACGTTCAGGAACACGGGAATGATCCTGAGCTTCGCCGTCTCCTTGACGTCGGTGACGGCCGCCCTGCCTGCGTACTACGTCTACCAGCTCTTTGTCGGCACTTTGAGCGGCCACCTCCCCTCGTCGTTAATGGTAAGCTACCTCAACGCCCAGGCCTTCGCCTACCATGTCTCCCTTGGGCTTCTGGCCATAGCTGCAGTGCTCTCGGCCCTCAGGCCTTCGGGCACCCTCGCTAGGCACTCGGGGATGAAGGAGGTCGCCGCCCACCCTATGGTTAGGACAAGCGATGATAACGGCAGGAGCTAACTGTTTAAATTTTGATCGCCCAGCTAGCCCAGGTGAAGAGCTGGTGCAGGAAATAAGGAAGCCCGCCCACGCTGGCAGCTTTTACCCTGCTGACAGGGATGACCTTGTAAAGTCAATAGAGTCAAGCTTCCTTCACAGGCTTGGCCCAGGAAAGCTCCCCCAGGCGCCGCCCTCAAGGAATAGGACAAGCGTTGGCTACCTGGTGCCCCACGCAGGTTACATGTATAGCGGCCCCGTCGCCGCGCATAGCTACTATAACATGGCTCAGGAGGGAGCCCCCAAGGTAGTTGTGGTGGCAGGCCCCAACCACACGGGCCTCGGCGAGGCCGCCTCGCTCTGGCAGGGGGACGCGTGGGAGACCCCCCTTGGAACTGTTGAGGTTGACAGAGAGGTCGAGAAACTGATAATATCAAATACCAAGTACTTCACCTTCGATAATGAGGCGCACCTGTACGAGCACTCGGTGGAGGTCCAGGTCCCATTCCTTCAGTATATCTTTGACTCCAACTTTAAGCTCGTCCCCATAGTGATAAAGCTTCAGAACCCTGAGGTGTCCAAGGACCTAGCAGACGCCCTAGTCAAGATAATTAATGAGAACGGGGTTGACCTGCTCTTCGTGGCCAGCAGTGACATGAACCACTACGAGCCCCACGACGTGACTGTCTCAAAGGATAACGAGGCCCTGAGGTACGTGGAGTCCCTGGACCCCGAGGGGCTTTTCAGGGTGCTTGAAGCAGACGACATAACCATGTGCGGGCCAGGCCCGGCGATGACACTGCTTTACATGGGAAGAAGCCTGGGCGCCACCAGGGCCGTCATATTGAAGCACGCAACGTCAGGTGACGTGACCGGCGAGAAGGACTGGGTAGTTGGCTACGCCTCCGCCGTGGTGCCGCTTCCTGGCAAGTAAAGATATCTACGGTGGCCTCCCTTGAGGCTCTCGCTAAGGCTGCCCCTCATAGTGATGGGCATTCCAATAGATGAGGTGGTAAACCCTTACCTAGTAGTGCCGGGCGAGCAGGTGAAGTTTGAGCTGAAGTACCAGGAGAACTGTGAAAGGGCTGACCTCAGCGCCGAGGGCTTGTCACAGGAGGTTGTCGGAAAGGCCAGGGAGTTCTGGAGAAGGCTGATGAGCGGCCTTAACATGAACGACTGCTCCTACGTTAGGTCAGAGGGCCTGCCCCAGAGGCGGCCCGTTGCAAGCACCTATGCGGCCTTAACAACGGCGCTCCTTTACCTCACCGCCAGGTCGCACTCGGACACAGTGGACGAGCTGGAGATAGTCGAGATGGGAAGGATGTCAGACCCCTGGGGGGAGGGGGCCACGTGGTGGCAGAGCTCCATAGACGCCATGAGGTACGTGGCCGCCAGCGGCAAGGCCGCTGCGTACAGGAGCGAGGATGAAGTCGTTGACCTGCAGTTGGGCCGGGTAGACCTTAACATGGAGGTCAGGGCGTCCTCTGTGGTTGGAAAGGGGGCCACAAGGCAGGAGCTGGGCGAGAGCCTCTTTGACGCGGCGGTGCACATGATAGGCCAGGCCGTCGTGGACCTCTCGGACTCCCTTACGTCAGGCTCCCCACTTAGGGGTGAGCTAGTTAAGAGGCTGAGGGTTCAGAACGCGGCAGCCTACCTCTTCTATGGGGTGCAGACGCCCCAGGGGGAGTGCGAGTGGGTCCCCGGGCTTCCTGGCGAGCTTGAGCTGATGTGCCTTACGGCCTAGGCTTATTTTCCCTTGAGTTAAAGTTAGCGCGGAGATGAAACTTGAGGTGCAACCTAGCTGTAGTCAAGCTGGGGGGCTCCGCTATAACCGATAAGTCCTCGCCAGAGACCGTCAGGTGGGACGTGCTTGAGAGCCTCTCCGCGCAGGTGGCCAGCTACCTCAAGGCGGGCGGACGGCTGGCCCTAGTCCACGGCGGGGGTAGCTTTGGACATTACATAGTGAGCAGGCTGCTCTCCGAGAGAGGAAGGCTAGGCCCCAGCGAGGTCTCAGAAGTGCAGAGGGAGATGCTCCTTCTCGGAATTACCGTGGTCAACAGCCTCCTGTCGCACGGGGTGCCCGTTAGCCTTCATGCCGCCCACAGCATGTGTGTCGGCGAGAGAAGCTGTGAGCTGACCCCGATGCTAAGGGACCTCGCGGCCGGCCTAACGCCGCTAACTTATGGGGACGCCGTGCTCACTGAAAGGGGAGGGGTGGTAGTAAGCGGCGACACCATAGCGTCCATGCTGGCCTCTGAGGCTAAGGCTGACTGCCTGATCTACGTGTCTGACGTCGATGGCGTAATAGGCCCTGAGGGAAAGGTCTTAAGGGTTGTAAGCCCAAGGGATGAAATAGCTGACATAACCAAACGTGGGGTTGACGTCACGGGCAGCATGAAGGGTAAGATCGCTGAGGCGGCCTCAGCCAAGGTCGCGAACACCAGGATAGTCAGGTGGGACTCGCTCCTGAGGGCCCTTAACGGCGAGGAGGTAGGCACTAGGGTCGTGCCCTGACCTTTACTACCACGGCGTCGTTCAGCCCCGTCCATCTGAGCGAGTAGCCAACTAGGGCCAGGGCCTCCTGAACCCAGGGGCCATACTTTGAGGTCAGCTCGGAGAGCCTCCTGCCCTCAAGGCTTTCCCTGCTGAGGCTGTCAAGGAGCTCCCTTTTGACGAAGTAGTTCCTGAGCTTAACGTAGCCCTCCACCGTGCCATTAAACCTCCTCACGTCGTCAACCGTAACGCCATAGCGTTTAGCGACGTCTTCAAAGCTCACGTAGCTGCCCTTCACGTCTAACCTTTCTGGCAGCCGCCCGGCGTGACTAGAAAGCCTCGCCTTTAGCCACTCGTATATTGGCGCCACGTTAACTTTATCCTTGTAGGAAACAACGTCGTGGCCAGTCAACTTAAAGGCCCCAACGCCAAGTGACTCGTTGACGACAAGAAGTATGGGGTCCCTGAGGCCGGCCAGCTTCCTGAGCTTGGCGTTTATGTACTCCTTGGTCCAGAAGCCCACGACCTCTATGAATACCTTAGAGCTCCCACTGATGACAGCAAAGTCTGGTATCATTATCTCGCCAGTTGATGTCACCAGGGGCTCCGGCTCCCTTATAACCAGCCAGCCGCTGTCCTTCGCCAGGAGGGTGAGCTTCCTGTAGAGGTCCTCCTCGACAGAGCTGTCAAACGTTATGCCTGAGACGGTGGGCCTTGTGGGCATAGGCGCGTCGTCGCTAGTTACCTCCACGGTCACTATCCTCCTGGTCCTTCCCACCGCAACCTGCGCCCTGAGCCTCCAGCTGGCGCTCCTGAGCAGGTGAGGCACAAGCCTTGCCATCAGCCTGCCGTACCTGTCGGTTAGCTTAGCCAGCGACACCGGCCCGTAGACGTCGACCTGGACAGGCCTTGACCTTGCATAGTACATGAGTCCCATCGCCTTAATTGACCTGAGCAGGTCCTTCCAATTGTCGCTGACCTCAAGCGTAACCATGTAGGACCTCAGCAGGAGGCCCTCCAGCTCCTCCATGTTATACTCCTCCATGAGATCCCTGGGGCCTATTGCGGGCCCAGAAACTATGACGCGCTCAAGGTCCAAGTCAGAGTACATGAACCTCTCAGCGTCGACACCCAGCTGTTTAGTTACCTCCTCGAGCCTCCTGCGCCTCTCCTCCTCAGAGAGGGCCGGGCCTCCCTCGAAGAGCTTCTGCCTTATCATGTATGGACTTACCGGGGACTCCTCCTCAAGCACTAAATACCTCAGGGCCACCTCCGTGATGCCGTCAACAAGCTTAGGGTCGTATATCCTCCTGAGGGGCTTTAGCTCCTCAAGGGCCTCCCCAAGTTTAAGCCCAGGCCTGAGGTGCCTTAACACCTCAGAGAACAGGTCCAGGTCGTCCTCGCCTGCGAAGAGCACCCTGGCCCTGGCGCCTCTAACTATAAGCCTTACCAGGTCAGACCTCAGCACCTGACCTCCTCCTCATGCTCAGCCTGCTGTCGCTCGTGCCCTTCGTCACCAGCTCTATGAGGAGGGCCCTCTTGCCCTCCGCGGGCCTCAGGACCCTGCCGAGCCTCTGTATGAACTGCCGCGGAGTCCCATAGCCTCCGACAACTATGGCCACGCTTGCGTCAGGCACGTCAACCCCTTCGTCGAACACGCTCGAGGCCACTATGACTTTGTATGCGCCCTTCCTGAAGAGCTCGAGTATCTTGAGCCTCTCCTGCTTAGGCGTCTTATAGGTCACGGCCGGCACGAGAAACTCGCGCGAGATCCTGTATGCCATTTCCGTGTCCCTAGTGAATATCAGCACTTTCCTGTCGCTGTACTCCGCCAGAAGCTTCCTCAATGAATCAATTTTAGCCCTAGAGTTAACGGCTATCCTGACGGACTCGTACCAGGCCTCCACGGCGTCCCTGGCTACCGGGTTCTTTGCGGCCAACGACAGCAGCCTGTGAAAGTCCTCCAG
It includes:
- a CDS encoding metallophosphoesterase family protein — encoded protein: MTKLLVLSDAHGNPYALRAVISSESYDEVLFLGDAVDYGPRPGEVIDILRSVGARAVMGNHDNALVHGVDCMCGEETHWVSVFFRENFTKRLVSRGDLAFIASWPERLELDLGYMGRSMAVHGSPSSPLYGYVYPWLDDDSVRKMLVRSLRLSLPAGNRPGYSMYLVGHTHYQFMRRVGGSLLMNPGSVGQPRDGDPRAAYAVIDVDNGKVELKRAKYDASLIVRDLEALGVPEPYMGALKLMFLEARVPSRARGLAN
- the malQ gene encoding 4-alpha-glucanotransferase codes for the protein MERGSGLLLHITSLPGSPLVGDLGPSAHEFLEILRDAGQRYWQVLPLSPTAPEHDNSPYSGLSAFAGNPIMVSPQLLANEGLLAADELASLPRGEPNRVDYGLAYEHRMRLLRLAFSRFKPSGDYDRFLDRNSWWLEDYALYVSLREHFKGSDWSSWPEGLRRRDRGEMQAWREKLKERIELEHFIQYEFFSQWSSLRAHARRLGIRIIGDIPIYVSYDSADVWSNPRIFKLGRDLRPTYVSGVPPDYFSRTGQLWNTPVYDWESLRRERYSWWIRRFAHASELFDAVRLDHFRGFAAYWEVPAGEKTAVNGRWARGPGEDLFRRVMREVPRLQLIAEDLGFITPDVVQLRDRLGLPGLKVLQFAWDGNPGNPYKPHNYGRNFVVYTGTHDNNTIVGWFFHEASPRARREAMNYMGLRDAREINWAFIRLAMMSVADVSIFPVQDVLGLGPEARMNTPGTVGNNWRWRLESFDGLRRAARRLRDMTRAYGR
- a CDS encoding DUF790 family protein, encoding MLRSDLVRLIVRGARARVLFAGEDDLDLFSEVLRHLRPGLKLGEALEELKPLRRIYDPKLVDGITEVALRYLVLEEESPVSPYMIRQKLFEGGPALSEEERRRRLEEVTKQLGVDAERFMYSDLDLERVIVSGPAIGPRDLMEEYNMEELEGLLLRSYMVTLEVSDNWKDLLRSIKAMGLMYYARSRPVQVDVYGPVSLAKLTDRYGRLMARLVPHLLRSASWRLRAQVAVGRTRRIVTVEVTSDDAPMPTRPTVSGITFDSSVEEDLYRKLTLLAKDSGWLVIREPEPLVTSTGEIMIPDFAVISGSSKVFIEVVGFWTKEYINAKLRKLAGLRDPILLVVNESLGVGAFKLTGHDVVSYKDKVNVAPIYEWLKARLSSHAGRLPERLDVKGSYVSFEDVAKRYGVTVDDVRRFNGTVEGYVKLRNYFVKRELLDSLSRESLEGRRLSELTSKYGPWVQEALALVGYSLRWTGLNDAVVVKVRARP
- a CDS encoding isopentenyl phosphate kinase, whose protein sequence is MRCNLAVVKLGGSAITDKSSPETVRWDVLESLSAQVASYLKAGGRLALVHGGGSFGHYIVSRLLSERGRLGPSEVSEVQREMLLLGITVVNSLLSHGVPVSLHAAHSMCVGERSCELTPMLRDLAAGLTPLTYGDAVLTERGGVVVSGDTIASMLASEAKADCLIYVSDVDGVIGPEGKVLRVVSPRDEIADITKRGVDVTGSMKGKIAEAASAKVANTRIVRWDSLLRALNGEEVGTRVVP
- a CDS encoding uracil-DNA glycosylase; this translates as MQGLEERLRRLRELQDAILSCNRCPRLRRFDVEVGLNPPRRFRGQAYWSRPVPSLGDPLAPIVVVGMAPAPHGGNRTGRMFTGDQSGNNFFRALYEACLANKPTSVSRDDGLQVYHVYITASLHCAPPDNKPLREEIGNCFPYLKEELSLLPNARVFVALGRLAFDQLCKVFNVRFEFKHGAEYRLPDGRWLIASYHPSPRNVNTGTLTIEDLRNIFERAKQLAGIGDKCERPS
- a CDS encoding MFS transporter, whose protein sequence is MAGLEYKWKALSVTSVGSLMSAIDSTVVLLALVPIAEDLHADYVTIVWIVVAYLLANTSLVLTFGRVGDTYGRKKIYNAGFVVFTIGSLLSALSQSGLELVAFRALQGIGSAMMLSNSLAIISEAFPVNERGRALGINSIVWSSGTVLGIILGGLIITYTTWRWIFLINVPIGIFGTAWAYATLRETKFRRVGENFDVPAAVLFTLGILALQLGFTLGLLRGWSDVYTLLSFAAAPPLLAAFAFWELYKVRDPIVDLRMFKYNRMFTASIFTATVQSLAMFAVNFLLLFYLEGIFGLPVLTASYLIIPMAAVNMIAGPIGGRLTDKYGPRPIATAGLVIQGAALFLLAMMNARTPLWWVAMVEGIYGLGGGLFWPSNTTAVISSAPRERYGVASGTLTTFRNTGMILSFAVSLTSVTAALPAYYVYQLFVGTLSGHLPSSLMVSYLNAQAFAYHVSLGLLAIAAVLSALRPSGTLARHSGMKEVAAHPMVRTSDDNGRS
- the amrB gene encoding AmmeMemoRadiSam system protein B, with protein sequence MQEIRKPAHAGSFYPADRDDLVKSIESSFLHRLGPGKLPQAPPSRNRTSVGYLVPHAGYMYSGPVAAHSYYNMAQEGAPKVVVVAGPNHTGLGEAASLWQGDAWETPLGTVEVDREVEKLIISNTKYFTFDNEAHLYEHSVEVQVPFLQYIFDSNFKLVPIVIKLQNPEVSKDLADALVKIINENGVDLLFVASSDMNHYEPHDVTVSKDNEALRYVESLDPEGLFRVLEADDITMCGPGPAMTLLYMGRSLGATRAVILKHATSGDVTGEKDWVVGYASAVVPLPGK
- a CDS encoding DsrE/DsrF/DrsH-like family protein, whose amino-acid sequence is MSEGKRKLGIVFASGASNRICCLIIYGATALAMGYDVRVHLVNEGLVAFKKDVLPKLSTDDIDLTTFPQYFKPYVETYLKNLKESISSGKVKDWYSWIKELKDLYRDSFKIYACPLAAQFYNIKKEDLADVVDDIKGAEAFLDEVYGGPILYIG